ACTGAGGAGGGTCCACCACAATGGCTGGTCAACCTGAACATTGTCTCTCAGAGGAAGAaggtagagagggaggagagCCTTGCCTGTGATGTTTACATTCTGTCCACTGTGCACCAGATGAGTCCTCTGCGTTCTCTAgattcctctctgctttctgtaacTAAAGCTATAAAACTGTCCCTAAAACCCAGATATAGCAGTTACTTTGACCACTGAGAGATGACTGCAAACATAAACGGTCCCATTGGCAAAAGTCCacttttctggaagaaaaaaattgggtGGGATGGGCTGGGCTTAATTTCTTACAGTGCCATAGTAACTTCTTAAAATGAGAGTTCAGGTTAGCTTTTCTATAAACACAGCAATGAATACAGTCATAGGCTGCACCTGGCCCACAGagtgggggggaaaaaagaaggaaaagaaaaagaaaaaaaatgacttgacaTGCTTTTAGATATGTGTAAGACTCTGAATTCCTTCTCTTTATACCTCAAAAATGATCTCTGGCAGAAAAAGAGTAACAGCTGTCATTTTTCCTGTTCATATGTGAATGTTCGAAGAACACCTGATCAAGTCCTAGTTTGACAAGGTTAAAAATAAGCCCATGGTTACCCATCTGATAAGGTAAACTTACTCTCTTCAACTTGGCAGCAGCCTCTCCAGACCGGATTGCGGTGAGCAAGCTCTGCCGGACGTGCTCTGGGTCAGAGCTCTGGAAGGTCAGAGAACTCTGTCTCTGAAGGGTGAACGACGACGGGCCATCAGCGGGAGGCAGCCTCTGAGAACTGTGCTCATTCTGAATAGGTTTATTTTGCTATAAAAAAGattgaaagatatttttatgaattccaagagaagaaaggcctatttaaaaaaaaaagtttcttgttACTGATTACTCTTTTCAAAACCACACTTGCCACACTCGTGACACAGACACAGCTCTGCATCTTTACCCTTTATGCCTCAGTTCTGTCAGAGCCCGCTGGGAGATCAAGAATATATCTTCCCTTCCCAGATTAGGACCATGTGCACGAAAAGTGCTACCTCTTTTTATTTCGTGCGTAAAGTGGCGATCTCCCTGTGTGTGAATCCAACAACACTAATACTGCCAACACATGGAACTGGCTACCAGAGCCGAAAACCATGGTCAAAAATTCCACTAACTGAAAAATGGCCCCCCTTTCACCATTCTAACATACTCAGGCAAGTGCACAAGGCAGCTGGACACTGACAACTTCACACTTTTGAATCCGGTATGATTTAACACGGAGATGTTAATGTCTCTACTATACTTCACTGCCTgagtctttttctgtttctagaaACTTCAAGAACTACgagctcagctggctttcttgaCTTTTCCCGTAAgactaaaaataaacattaagagCTTCCAAATTAAATAATCAGAAATTTAATTAAACCtcttaagaacaaatatttactgagcaatTAAACTGAAGAATTATATCAAgcaatctttaattttttttttttttacaaactgtCTAATACATATCTTTACTGTTTAAATGAACTACACTAGGCTGAGGCCTAGGTCAGACCCAAAACTCTATCCGAGCTAAGCTGAGCTGAGCTAAGTGTTCAGGGATGGCGATCCGTTTCAGGGAAAAGGGAAGCTCTACCCCAAAGTCAAGAATCCCTCTCTGTATCACATATGCTTCCCGATGCTAGATTAGCCTAACAACCATAAACATCAAACGTATGAGGAAATATCCTTCAAGGTAAATATTACCTCAACATCATAGAAAAACATTTACTCAGCAGCAAGGTCACTGTTCTCTTAGTTAAGGAATGTTTGAGAGAGCTGTACAAAATGCTCCTGGAATTGTCACACATATACGAAGGTATTCTTTAAATACTACCAGAGTCAAGTATTCGAAGTAGTTTTTGTAGGATTGCCTTCGGATCACCATGAACCACACTGTGAGTTTAATCGTCTCCTTTGACTATGTTATGTGAATCCAGAAAGCAAGCTTCTTTAGTTGACAATTCAGGTCAATGGGACTTTTTCTAAATTACCATGGTTGGATGGTATTTTATAGTCTACATATTTATAATGGaaaataacaaactggataattAAGAAGACTATATTTTAAGgctactttcattttaaattaaattatctgTGAGATGTTTGGCAAGCTGACATTTAATGTAtgtgacaaaaaaacaaaaaacaaaacatacaattGAACACTTTGAGCCCCTGCCATCTTTGATACTATTTATTTCAAGtaattaaaactatttatttgggggttggggattgagctcagtggtagagcgcttgcctagcaagcgcaaggccctgggttcggtccccagctccgggaaaaaacaaacaaacaaacaaacaaaaaacctatttATTTGGCTATTACATAGTACCAtgaaagtggaagagaaaaataaaccatgACAACAGTtaaaatatacagcaaagcacAGGAAAATAGTCACTACTTTCAATAATTATACAAGGGGATGaataaagaaactttaaaatatttgctaatgATACAATTATATAACAATGCCAGAGTTAAATGGATTATAATTCTCAGAGGAAAACCTTGGATTCTTAAGTATTACCAGTCTTTTCCCAAAGATATTAATTCAGCCACGCAATATGGAAATATAACCAAGGATTGGTATAAAGCGGGCTGCCCCCTACTTTAACCAAGTTGCACTGGAATCTGATAATTTACACCGGAAGAGTTAAGAATTACCTTATCAACACCATCATGTTGGGAGCCCACCGTAGGCTGATTTACTGTTTGTGTCTTTCCATCCTGTATGGCAGCCAGAGGCTGGGCAGAGGAGTCCTCGCTGGGTGACTCTGGAGATGCCTTGCTGAACGACTGTGACCTTTTCACCACAGCAAGGGCAAACGGTGAGGGGGCAGAACTGTTGTACGGTCTCGGGGCCCCAAATGTTTTCAAGGTCTTCAGGTTTAGTGAAGCTCCCTGACTACCAGGAAGAGCCAATGGCTTGGGAGatacaggaggaggagaggcctcAGCAGGAAAAGCCATAGGCTTGGGAGCTACAGGAGAAGGAGAGGCCTCTGTAGGAAAAGCCATAGGCTTGGGAgctacaggaggaggagaggcctcAGCAGGAAAAGCCATAGGCTTGGGAgctacaggaggaggagaggcctcTGTAGGAAGAGTCATAGGCTTGGGAgctacaggaggcagagaggcctcGGCAGGAAAAGCCATAGGCTTGGGAGATACAGGAGAAGGAGATGCCTCTGTAAGAAAAGCCATAGGCTTGGGAgctacaggaggaggagaagtctCAGCAGATAAAGCCATAGGCTTGGGAgctacaggaggaggagaagtctCAGCAGGCTTCTGAATTCTATTATCATCAGCTTTTGAAATactgggcagaggagcagagTGAGTCCTTTCACTCAAGGGAGAAAGACACTGCTCTGGAGGAAGCTGTGGGTCCCTCTGCACCTCCTTGATTGTTGGTTCTTTAGGGGTAGGCCCAGGGGCAGTGTGGACGCTCTTAGCAGCTGCAGATGTCACATAGTGGCCTGAGGCTCTCTTTTGCATCTGCAAAAAGAATGAACTTGGTTTGGCCTGGGGATTCGAAGCTCGGGATCTGAATTTTGACTCCAAAATATTGTTAATATCTTCCAAATTCGGTGCAAAAGGAATGGTGCCAGTGTCCGTAGTCATCCTGGGAGGCTTGGGAGGGTTCATCTCGGTACCAACTGGTGAGCTCACAGTCCTGTGCAAAGGATGCTGTGTTCCTGAGCTGGGCTTTGGTGTACGGTCAGGCTGAGGCTGCTGTGAGTTTTTAGAAGTGACAAGGGCTTCTCTTTGCATGGCAGTCTCTGTCACAGTCTCAATCGCATGCTTCTGTGCTATAGCAAGCAtcttttggtcatctttcttccccACTGCTTCTGAGTCCCAGTCTTTCACCACTTCCAGGGATTTCGGAGGCACTATTTTATAAGTAGTCATTCCAATTTTAGGTATGTACTCTCTCGTAATTTCATTTGAAGGTTTTGGCTTGGGGTGGTTGTCTTGCCTATAAAGTGGAAAGTTCTTTAGGGAAGAAGCAGCCGGATTCTTATCACTTCCATCTATGGGAGATAAAGCGTCATTGTTCCCGTAAGTACAAGCTGCCTCTTTCACAGGGAGTCTATCTTGTACATAGGTTGAGGTGCCCTGACTCCTGACTTCTCTTGAGGCATTTACAGAATCTTGGAAGCTTGCAGAGTGCTGAGTTGATGGGCTGCTACCCAAAGTCTGCACAGTCTCATCAACCCTGAGGTCAGGTGAATTATGGGCTTCGTGATTCCCATCAAAAGTGCTGCAGGCAGGGGTGGCCTGAATTGCTGCATCCTGCATTTTTGTCTTCTCTACACGTGGTTGATTCGATTTTTGATCTGGTCCTGGTGATGCTGTTAGATGATTTTCCCTTGAACTTTGAACATCATCCATTCTACCTTCAGGAGAGCCTGACAATCTTCCAGCTTCCAGGTCCCCGACTTTCTTCTGTGCCTCTCCTTCCATGGTGGCTTCCATTTCCCTTGGTCTGTTTTTCACGTAATCTGTGCTTGTGGCACAGACCACGACTTCATTTTGAATtactaagagaaaaagaaaatattgtcaagcacatattttaaaatggagaatTCAATGTTTTCAATGTGTCTCACCTATCTAAAACTAGATAATTTGAGGGCTACAATCCACTTTCAGCCTAATAAAACAAAGGCAAGTGTGGAGCAAAGAAGACAGTATAGGCTGTGTCTATGAAAAAGAATtgtgtgtaaaaatatttttataaatctttgATAAGCAACTCTAATTCATTAATATTAAGACTCTGATTGTAGGTCTCATATTTTCCAAGAGTTGACCTATCACTCTCTATTTCTTGGCACCATTTTACAATTATTCCCAAAGACTGTGAAAAAGGCAACCTATACCGAGCTATAAAGGAGCTACCCACCCTCGTTCATATCTAACGATGATGCCCATCAAATGTCTATAAATGACTGCATCAGTTCCAAGGAATGCTGATAGAGGGAGAAGGTAGCTGCTGTATTATCTTTCTATTTTCCCACTATTAAAAACTAGCATCGATGTCTACAATGGGACAAAATGATGGTTTAGATAAGTActtatgaggaaaagaaaaagaaaacaaaatatcttaaggataatagaaattattttctagaaTCACCTGTGAGTTGATAAAGGTCACTACAAGGTACATGTAGATAAGAGAAACTATTACTGAGATATTCTTGTAACTAACCTAGCACTAGCCTGGTGTCAAAATCTTACTGAAGTGACTATCGGATTAAAAAGGGGAGTGATTGGTTGATTTTTAGACAGTTTTACTATTTAAGCAGGGCTAGTGTCTCAGCCCTCTGAGTACTGAGAATTCAGCTCTGAGTCTCCATGCCACGTGTAAGGAAGAGCTCTGAAGACTGGGATCTACATGAATGATAGAGGCCTCCCCTCTGTGTTCAAAGCCCTATATACAAAGCCTAGcactgcaaaataaataaactaactaCCAAATATAATAGTTATAAAAATCATACTTTTCTATAGCATCGCTATTGCCATAACAGCAGAGACAATGAAAATCAGAGCCAAGAAGAACTTAAGAACATTTTAATAAACTATCAGAcaatattaaaattgaaaaagatattaATCTGATATAAATACAGTCACATTAGTTACAGAGTTCTGCAGTACATGCAGGGCAAACACACACAACTACCACCACTACCCCTACCATCATCAACCACAGTATTAGAACTACCCATTTCCTTCCCGAACATGAATTCTATAGCCCTGTGTTCATTATTAAAGTTTTCACTTAGCACAGACTGGACCATAGGAATTCATAGGCTTTCTCATTCCCTTAAGATGTATAGATCATCATGAATTCCTTGACTTCTCTACTGAGCATCGTTCTATTCTGAAGCTCCATCCTATGTAGATATGTGAGGTATGTCTTCACATTTTGTTCTGTGCTATAAAGGTTTCACAGAAAGTCACAGATTCTGTTCCCTTATCCAACACTGTATGACTTGGCTGGAAAGTCAGGAATTCTGAAGTGCGTGGCTTGCAGTAATCAAGTAACAAAGTTAACACAGGAGAAGGATATGGATAAAAACTGAATGGCCAAAGTAGATGGAAACAGTTTGCTATTCAAGGACAGCATGACCCTAGGCCAACTGGCAGCACTGAACCGGTTACATCatgaacaaaagaagaaactgcCTTAATTTAGGCATGGGAATGGAGAAATGGTGGCAAACGATGTTGCATAATTGGATGGCTTGAAAAATCAGGCAGGCAAGTTTCATCCAAAGTGTGGCAATATGAGTATGAAGTAAAACATGCACTAGGGAACTGAGAGGAACTCAGGTCACAGATGCACAGAGGACCAAAGTTTAAGACCTGAAATTTAAGTTCTATAGCCTCAAAAGGTGGACCATCATGAGGAACAGCAAGAGAGCTAAAAGACCACTGTGGTACTGTCCATGTTCAAATCCTAGGTCCACCACTTAATAGCTATGAGACAGCATCTTCatggttttctcatctgtgatatgaaaactaagaataatagtcCTCATAATACTCATAAATGAGACAGTTATTAAATGAACCAATACACGAAAGAGTTGCCCCAACATGTCCTTAGGAACAGTCCTTTGTTCGTCACATTCTATGATAGGGTTGGCCATTACTATTTATAAAA
The DNA window shown above is from Rattus rattus isolate New Zealand chromosome 5, Rrattus_CSIRO_v1, whole genome shotgun sequence and carries:
- the Cobll1 gene encoding cordon-bleu protein-like 1, producing the protein MVKDRRKTKAKAPLPPAEMKGVDVSSAEDPVESIPVSTEQHDNMIDKDIELSVVLPGDVLKSTTVHGSKPMMDLLVFLCAQYHLNPSSHTIDLLSAEENLIKFKPNTPIGMLEVEKVILKPKSLDKKKPTPIIPEKTVRVVINFKKTQKTIVRVSPHAPLQDLAPIICSKCEFDPSQTVLLKDYQAQEPLDLTKSLNDLGLRELYAMDISRAPSVTAFSKSSFQESCQISHNPDIVKEKENKGIFSFFQRSKKKREQTASAPATPLVSKHRPSFTRSNTISKPYISNTLPSDAPKKRRAPLPPMPTSQGAAQGQERRASCVERSTSVDDTDKSSSEGFMVRTGSLQLSGSTSVGTSSLKRTKRKAPAPPSKPSLTETDEGSSAAAHGLPLEDGIVPDSISEVSSPEGMSSPEAFGPGFLSQEECAVPKPMDEISEGPGTPQAAVASMTSGVSSDYSLEEIDEKEELMEASRDQAGSVKSPTIASASTDMIITVENDPDSALGISDGETSPGSKGNTQEGRNPEGQGPHHPVECLIGNENNVSDSIKDLKTLSPNQESVIQNEVVVCATSTDYVKNRPREMEATMEGEAQKKVGDLEAGRLSGSPEGRMDDVQSSRENHLTASPGPDQKSNQPRVEKTKMQDAAIQATPACSTFDGNHEAHNSPDLRVDETVQTLGSSPSTQHSASFQDSVNASREVRSQGTSTYVQDRLPVKEAACTYGNNDALSPIDGSDKNPAASSLKNFPLYRQDNHPKPKPSNEITREYIPKIGMTTYKIVPPKSLEVVKDWDSEAVGKKDDQKMLAIAQKHAIETVTETAMQREALVTSKNSQQPQPDRTPKPSSGTQHPLHRTVSSPVGTEMNPPKPPRMTTDTGTIPFAPNLEDINNILESKFRSRASNPQAKPSSFFLQMQKRASGHYVTSAAAKSVHTAPGPTPKEPTIKEVQRDPQLPPEQCLSPLSERTHSAPLPSISKADDNRIQKPAETSPPPVAPKPMALSAETSPPPVAPKPMAFLTEASPSPVSPKPMAFPAEASLPPVAPKPMTLPTEASPPPVAPKPMAFPAEASPPPVAPKPMAFPTEASPSPVAPKPMAFPAEASPPPVSPKPLALPGSQGASLNLKTLKTFGAPRPYNSSAPSPFALAVVKRSQSFSKASPESPSEDSSAQPLAAIQDGKTQTVNQPTVGSQHDGVDKQNKPIQNEHSSQRLPPADGPSSFTLQRQSSLTFQSSDPEHVRQSLLTAIRSGEAAAKLKRVTVPSNRISVNGKSGLSQSMSIDAQDSR